TCAGTATCAAAGACCACATATGTGGCATCCTTCAAATTAACATGTTTTTCATTATAGGCAATAGGAATACCATCATCTACAACATTAGCTTCCACACCATAAAGAATCTTAACACCATTTTTCTTTCCAGCGGCATGGGCTTCAGGAAAGGCTTGAAGCGTACTGTGGTCTGTCACGGCAATTGCCTTTTGCCCCCATTTTGCAGCTTGTTCAATATAATCAGTAATATTATTAGTTGCATCCATCATACTCATGTTTGTATGGACATGAAGTTCTGAGCGTTTTTGATCCTCAGGCGCTGTGTCTTTGCGAACTTCATGAGAAATCTGATTAATATCATAGGCATTAATTGCAAGATCGCGCATAAAACTATCTTCTTGAACGCTTCCTCGAATTCTCGCCCATTGACCTTCAGCAATTGCATCAAAACAAGCCTCATCTTCTTCATTTCGCGAAAACTTTTTCACGATGATTGAGGAACTATAGTCAGTTATTTTTAAAATTAATAATTTTCGTGAAGAACGCAATGTTCGAATCTCTTTATCAAAAATATATCCTTGAACAATAACCGAACGTTCTTCTTCAGTAATATTAGCCATCTGAGTGATTTCGTTTTTATCGTCAATCTTTTTTCCCATAACGACTAATCCTTCAATTTTAGGTAGGACCTTTTCTTGCTTTTGCTGATTTTGCTGTTGAATTGCTTGAATTGCTTTTTGCGCTAGTTGCTCATCATCTTTTGCCTTTTGAGCCTTGAATTCAGCAATTTTCTTTTGTGATTTTGATTCATCAATTATTGTGTGAATTGCAAATTTTGGGAAACCAACTTGGCGATAAGTTTCTTCAATTGGTCCCAACGCCTGGTTGACAAGAAATTGTTTTAAAATCTCATTTTCAGCTTCAAGAATCACTCTTTGGTCATCCAAATAGGGTACTTTGCCAAAAGTCAGTTCTTGCACAAATGGTGATGTAACCCCACAGTGTTTGAGTACCCAATTCCAATATTCGCCAAGCTTTCTTTTATTCATTTGCGGTTTTTCAACATCAAAAGAAATTTGAACATGAGCAATATTTCTAAAGCTTTCTTCTAATCTCTGTGAAAATTCTTCAAATAGCGGCAATGGCCAAATATCATCTGTTTTAAATGTAAAGTCCCATCTTTGTGAAAGATGATGTAGTTCCACATTCTCAATTTGAGTGCTATCAAAAATTATTTTTTCTTCATCTTTTATATTCCAATTCAATTGCAGAAGTAATTTTTGAAATAATGTTTTCTTATCAATTCCCAAATTGACCTTCCTTTCTTTTCACAATTACGCTAAAAGTTATAATATCTAGATTTTAGCACCAAAAGTAACTATCTGTAAAAAATCATAATACGAGTTACTAAAAATTAAAATACAAAAGACGAAAGCGATAAAAAGAAATCACCTCCGTCTTCTATTCAAACAAAGCAACCCTCATTTAAATTAAACTTCTTTTTCTGATAGTAAGATACTAATTGCATTTTGCAATTCTTCTTGACGAACTTCAACCGTTTCGCCATTACGCCGCAGCTTGACCTCAACTATGCCTTCTTCAGCTTTCTTACCAATTGTTACTCTAACAGGTAATCCCATCAAATCTGAATCAGCAAATTTAACACCAGCACGCTCTTTGCGATCATCCACTAAAACACTGTATCCTGCATGTTGCAAATCAGACGTAACCTCATCTGCTAATTTAGCTTGTACTTCATTTTTAGAATTAATTGGGACAACATGGATGTCAAAAGGAGCAATTGCCCGTGGCCAAATTATTCCATTCTCATCACTATTTTGCTCAATAATAGCTGACAAAAGCCGCGACACCCCGATACCATAACAACCCATAATTACTGGGATTTGACGCCCATTTTTGTCAAGTATATTTGCTTTTAAAGAATCAGAGTAGCGTGTTCCCAACTTGAAAATATGACCAATTTCAATTCCCCTAGTAAACTTTAAAGATCCTTGTCCATCTGGAGATGGTTCACCTTCATGAACCGTCCGCAAATCAACATAATCATCAACTTCATAATCTCTGGGTGCATTCACGTTGATAAAATGATATCCATCTTCATTAGCTCCGCAAATTCCATTACTCATTTTTTCAACATCAATATCTGCGACAACTCGCAAATTCTTCGAAATTCCAACTGGTCCGACTGAACCAAAATCAGCTCCAAGAATCTTTATCGTTTCTTCTTCAGTTGCCATTCTAAGTTCTTTTGCACCTAAAAAATTTTTTAATTTAACTTCATTAAGTTCATCAATACCCCTGAGTAAAACAATCGTAGGTTCCTCGTCAACATATAACAAAAGTGTTTTCAAAATATTTTCAACTGTTGTGTCAAGAAACTTAGCTACTTCTTCGACAGTTTTTGCATTTGGGGTTGCCGTTTTCTTCAAGTCTCGTTTACTTTCATGTGATGTCTTAGCAACTCTTAAATTCTTTGCCATTTCCAAATTTGCAGCATAATCACTTCCATCGGAGTATACAATTGTATCCTCTCCGATATCAGCAATTGCCATATATTCCTTAGAATCATTTCCTCCCATGGCACCGGCATCACCAATTATTGAACGAAAATTTAAACCACAACGCTCAAAAATTTTTTGATAAGCACCTTCCATTTGATTATAGACAGTATCTAAACTATCTTGTGTTGCATGGAATGAGTAGCCATCAAACATTAAAAATTCGCGACCGCGCAACAATCCAAAACGAGGACGATTTTCATCACGATATTTCATTTGAATTTGATATAAATTTAACGGCAATTTTTTGTATGACTTAATTGAATCCCTAATTACTGAAGTAAAGGTTTCTTCATGTGTTGGTCCCAAAATAAAGTCACGCTCATGTCTATCCTTGAGTTTAAACATTGCTGGTCCATATGTTTCATATCTACCAGACTCTTGCCAAAGTTCAGCTGGGATAACAGCAGGTACAAGCATTTCTACTGCATCAATTGCATCCATTTCTTCACGAATGATTTGTTGTATCTTCGTTAAAACTTTATGTGCAAGTGGTAGGTATGCATACATGCCTGCCGTTATTTGTTTAACATAACCAGCGCGAAGCATCAATTTATGGCTGAGTGCTTCTGCATCACTTGGTACTTCTTTAATAGTAGGTACCAAAATTTTTGATTGTTTCATAACTAATCCCCTTTTTAAACAAACTCCGTACATCACTAAGTACTACTAATATATTCTTAGTTAAAAAAATAACGATGAATATCATTCCAAGTTACCAACACCATTAACAGCATTAAAAAGCCAAAACCAATTAAAGTAATAATTCCCTCTTTTTCAGGTGATAATGGTTTTCTTCTGATTGCTTCTATGATGTTCAAAATTATCTTCCCACCATCTAATGCTGGGATAGGAAAAAGATTTACAATTCCTAAATTAATCGAAAGAAATGCTAGCAGACTGATCACACTCGTCAAACCATATTGTGCTGCTTCAGAGGTATAGGAGTATATTGCAACCGGTCCACCAAAATCATTTAAACTAAACCCATGTGTAAAAATACCGCCAATTGCTGCGAACAAAGCCAACATTGTCGTCCAAGTCTTTGTAAATCCATAGGTTGCAATTGCCATAAATGAAGAATCAGTATGCGTTTTGGCTGTGATTCCAATTAGTCCAATTTTTTTACCATTTTGATTCTGAACTTTAGGTGTCAACGCAACAGTTTTTTCTTGATTATCACGACTATAAGTCACATTAATTTTTTTATTGGGAGAAGCATTTACGTAAGATGAAAGTTTCACCCAACTAGTAGTTTTATGTCCATTAACAGCAACAATTTCATCGCCAACCTTCAATCCTGCTTTTTTGGCCACAGAACTTGTAGCAAATCCACCGATCTTTGTAGAATTTTCTGAAGTTATCACTCCGCCCTGGATAACTGCAACAAGAGTAAAAGCAATAATTGTCAAAATGAAATTATTAAGCGGACCTGCAAAATTTGTAAGCATTCTTTGCCAAAGTTTTGCTGATTGAAATTGAACATCGATTGGAGCAATTCTAACCTTTGTTCCATCTTCTTCAATAATTGAAGCATCATGCGAAACCGAAAAACGACGATACTTATCTTCCTCGCCATTTTCATATCCTTCGATCCAAAGCTCTTTTTCAAGATCCCATTTCACAATTTCAACCGGTATCCCAGAAATTAAAGTCTTCTTTTTGCTCGCATTAATTGTTTCAACTACATTATCTTGGTTCAAAAGCAAACTAACTGTAGTACCTGGTTTCAGTGAATCATCATCGTCCTCAAGTCCTGCCATTCGAACATATCCACCTAAAGGAAGAATTCGCACTGTATAGGTCGTACCATTTTTTTGATGTGCAAAAATTTTTGGCCCCATGCCAATTGAAAATTCGCGTACTAAAATACCGGCACGCTTTGCAAAATAGAAATGTCCAAATTCATGAACAACTACCAGAATCCCAAAAACAATAATAAACGTCACAATTGTAATTAGCATGTTAGCTTCCTTTCAGTATAAAACGATTTTCAAATTAAGCCGATAAAATGTGCAACCGGTAAAACAAACAGTAAAGAGTCAAAGCGATCTAAAATTCCTCCATGACCAGGTAAAATACGTCCAGAGTCTTTGACCCCATAAAAGCGTTTCAATGCTGACTCAACTAGATCACCAACTTGACCAACAATTGATAAAACTAATGTTATCAGTAATATTGATAAAAAGCTCACCCCTTGTGGATAAAGTAGTGTGAACCCACCAGCAATTACCATTGCAATTATCACACCACCAACTGAGCCTTCCCATGTTTTGTTGGGACTAATATGTGGTGCCAGCTTATTTTTACCTAATTTTCGTCCGACCATATATGCGCCACTATCAGTAGACCAAACTATTAACAATAAATAAAAAACAGTTGAAATCCCCACAGTTCTAGCTTGCATCAAATAATGAAATCCCACAGATGCATAAATTGTTCCTAGAATCAACATCCCTGCATCGTCAAAAGAAAAGCGATTTTTTGTAAATACAGTGTATGTCAATAGCATCAATACAAAGAAATAAAAAATAGTAAATTGTGTTGTATCACTAGGTAAAAACGTCAGCCAGTTTTGAGGAATAAGTACCGCCAAAGCTGCCAACATTGAAATAACAGCTTCTGGAGATACTAATAACTTTTTACGCATTATTAGAATTTCAGACAATGCAACTAGACCAAGTAGGATAGCTAATATATCAAATGCTACTCCACCTATCCATACTAGAGGAACAAAAACGATTAGAGCAACTACTGCCGTAATTACACGTTGTTTCATGATTGATTACCCTTTCTTCAGACCGCCAAAACGACGATCACGTTTCTGATATTCTATAATATTCTCGCACAAATCTTCAGGTGTATAATCAGGCCATAAAACATCACTGAAAATGAACTCACTATACGCAAGTTGCCAAAGTAAAAAATTAGAGATTCTTTGTTCACCACTCGTGCGAATCAACAAATCAGGATTTGCCAATTTTTTTAAATTACTCGTCATTAATGTATCTGAAATCAAGCTCTCATCAATTGAATCAGCTACTAATTCCTTTTTTTGAACCTTCATTGCTAAAGTTCTAACCGCAGCCACTATCTCATCTCGGCCTCCATAATTAATGGCAAAATTCAGAATCATTCCTGTACAATGGCTTGTTTGAGCAATTGCTCGATTAACTGCAGCTAAAGTCTCAGCTGGAAGTTCGTTTAATTCTCCCATTGCATTGACCTGAATATTATTCTCAATTAATTCAGGAACGAAAGTATCAAAGAAAGTAATTGGTAGGCTCATTAAAAATTCAACTTCTTTTTTTGGTCGTTTCCAATTTTCTGTCGAAAAGGTATACAGTGTTAAAACCTTAACACCAAAGTTACTTGCCGCCTTAGTAATCTCTTTAACAGTCGTCAAAGCACTCTTATGCCCTGCAATTCTTGGTAAGTGTTTTTTTTGGGCCCAGCGTCCATTACCATCCATAATAATAGCAATATGCTGAGGAATGCGGGTCTCATCGATTTTCTGAACTGTTTCCCTCAGAACATTATTATTTTTAATAAATTTTGAGAACAAGAGTTCACCTCCACTAAAGTTCAAAACTTATTTTAACAAAAAAGTAACAACGGAGCAAAAAGCACTGCTACCTTGGAAATTGATTAATGAAAAAATAAATATCAATCATAAATTTCCAGCATGCAACTCCGTTGTACCTTGTGACTACCTACACTGTCGGTTAAACATCAAGAATTTCTTTTTCCTTTTCAGCTTGAATTCCATCAATGCTCTTTACTGAAGAATCCGTAAGCTTCTGTGCTTGCTCTTCCAGATTATGTAAATCATCTTCAGTTAAATCACCATTTTTTTGTGCTTTTTTAAGTTCATCAATTGCATCTCGACGAATGTTTCGAATTGCTATTTTTGCCTTTTCAGCTTCAGCTTTAACTTCTTTTGCAATTTCTTTGCGTCGTTCTTCAGTTAATTGTGGGATTACCAAGCGAATTGCTGAACCATCATTAGCAGGTGAAATCCCTAAATCAGAAGCTAAAATTGCATGTTCAATATCCTTAAGTGAAGATTTATCATAAGGTGTTACAAGTAAAACACGGGCCTCCGGAATTGAAATTTGAGCAATCTGATTTAACGGTGTTGGTGCACCATAATACACTACCGTGATTCTATTTAAGAGACTAGCATTTGCTCGGCCGGCACGAATATTTCCAAGCTCTCTTTGTAAAGCTTCTTGTGCCTTTGTCATTTTTTCCTGCGCTTTTTTTAAAACTGGATCGTTTATTTTCATTGCTTATTTTCCTTTCACTGTTGTCCCAATTGATTCACCTTTAACCACTCTTTGAATATTACCGCGTTCGTTCATATTAAATACCACCAAAGGAATATCGTTATCCATGGACAGAGACGAAGCAGTTGTATCCATAACCTGTAACCCTTTATTAATAATATCGAGGTGTGTTAGTTCTGAAAATTTAACAGCTGATTGATCTTTTAGTGGATCGGCAGAATAGATGCCATCTACTCCATTTTTAGCCATTAAAATAACGTCTGCATTAATCTCTGAAGCACGTAAAGCAGCTGTCGTATCTGTTGAAAAATATGGGGATCCTGTTCCTGCAGCAAATATAACTATTCTATCCTTTTCAAGATGTCGAATTGCTTTCCGTCTAATATAAGGTTCCGCGATTTGACGCATCTCAATTGAGGTCTGCACACGAGTTGGTACATCTAATGACTCCAAATTATCTTGAAGTGCAAGAGCGTTCATTACAGTGCCTAACATACCAATGTAATCTGCTTGTGATCTTTCCATCCCCATCTGAGCTCCGGCTTCACCACGCCACATATTACCACCACCAACAACGATAGCAATCTGAACACCTAAAGCATAAACTTCCTTAATTTCTTCAGCAACTTTCCGAATTTCTAAAGGGTTAATTCCTGTTTTTTGATTGCCTGCAAGAGCCTCTCCACTTAATTTCAATATCACACGTTTGTACTTTACCTCTGTCATGATGGTCCTCCTATAGTTATCATTTATATGTCATACTTGGGTACACTCATAGATTATTTTATCATACTTGAGCAGTATTGAATATCTCAAAAAAGTCATTCATTGTATATAAATAGGGGTATCAAAACTAATTAGCTTCAATCCCCCTACTTGACAACAGGCGTAGAAAAACTGAGTAGCATGCTGTCTAATATAATATTAGTCTTTAACTTGACTCATAACTTCTTCTACAAAGTTATCTTCTTTTTTCTCAATACCCTCGCCAACCTCATAACGAGTGAATGAAACAACCTTTCCACCCTTTGAAGTAACATATTTTGCAACAGTTTGATCTGGATCCTTAACAAATTCTTGATCTGTCAAACTAATTTCAGCTAAGAATTTGTTCAAACGGCCTTCAACCATTTTTTCAACAATTTTCTCAGGTTTACCTTCATTCAAAGCTTCTTGTGTTAGAACTTCTTTTTCATGTGCAAGTTCTTGCGCAGGTACTTCAGTACGATCAACATACTTAGGATTGATAGCTGCAACATGCATTGCAACATCCTTAGCAGTTGCTTCATCAGCGCCCTCAACAAGCACTAATGAAGCAATTTTGCCCCCCATATGAAGATATGAACCAAAATTTTGTGTTTCTGTTTTCTCAACTAATGTAAAACGGCGTAGTGTAATTTTTTCGCCAATAACTTGAGTTGCTTCAATAATCTCATCATTAACTGTACCTTTATCGGTAGAAATTTTGAGAGCCTCTTCAACATTCGCTGGTTTAGCCTCAGCAATTTTGCTAGCTATAGTCTTAACTAATTCTTTAAATTGTGCATTTTGTGCAACAAAGTCAGTTTCAGCATTGACCTCAACAACAGCTGCAACATTACCAAAAACCTCAACATCAGCTAACCCTTCAGCTGCAACACGATCACTTTTCTTAGCAGCCTTTGCAATCCCTTTTTCACGAAGAAAATCAATAGCCTTTTCCATGTCACCTTCAACAGCGACCAACGCTTTTTTAGCCTCCATCATACCTACGCCTGTTTTATCACGTAATTCTTTAACTTGAGAAGCAGAAATTTTTGCCATTCCTATGGCCTCCTTATTTCTAATTTATAAAAAAGCTGTCCCTAACCTTAAGGCCATTAATGTGCCCAACGTTGGAGACAGCCTAAGATTTAACTATTCAGCATCTTTGGTATTATTTTTACCTTCAACAGCTTCAACAATATCTTCGATTGAATCTACTGCATCTGCATCCTTGAATGATTCTTCAACAGCTTCAATATCATCTTCACCTTGGTTGGCTTCGATAATTGCATCGGCCATTTTAGCAGTAATTAAACGAACTGCACGGATAGCATCATCATTAGAAGGAATCTTAACATCGATTTCATCTGGATCAGCATTTGTATCTACCATAGCAATGATAGGAATATTTAACTTACGAGCTTCTTTAATAGCAATTCTTTCTTTACGTGGGTCAACAACGAATAATGCATCTGGAATACGAGGCATATCTTCAATACCACCCAAGAATTTTTCAAGACGTTCTTTTTGTTTAAGCAAAAGAGCAACTTCCTTCTTAGGAAGAACATCAAAAGTTCCATCTTCAGCCATTGCCTTGATTTCCTTAAGACGTTTGATACGTTTTTGAATTGTATCCCAGTTTGTGAGCGTTCCACCCAACCAACGATGGTTTACAAAATATTGACCAGCGCGTTTTGCTTCTTCTTCAACTGCATCTTGAGCTTGTTTTTTTGTACCAACAAAAAGAATAACACCATTATCTTCTGCTGATTTTTTCATGAAGTCATACGCATCATCAATTAACTTAACCGTTTTTTGTAAGTCAATGATATAGATACCATTACGTTCCGTAAAGATATACTTCTTCATTTTAGGGTTCCAACGACGTGTTTGATGTCCAAAATGAACACCAGCTTCAAGCAATTGTTTCATGCTGATTACTGCCATAATATAAAATACCTCCGAATTGTTTTGTTTTCCTCCCTCGTATTCAACTGAAGCCAGACTCATTTGAGCACTCTGACCACTATCGTACGAAGTGTGAATTAGCGCTTACCATAAAGCACCTGAAATATTATATCGTACTTCGAATTAAAACGCAATAATTATTTATTTTACAATTGTACTTGCTGTTCCATCTTCACAAACACTTTTTGCACTGTTCAAAGAAATCAGCACCATATTTTCAACTGCTGTCTCAGTGTAAAAAGCAATATGAGGTGTTACCAATACATTATCAAGTGCCAATAATTCTTTAAAAATTGGATCATCTATCTTCTTACCACTTAAATCATGATTAAAGATATCACTTTCATTCTCATAAGTATCTAGTGCAGCCCCTGCAAGTTTTCCTGATTTTAAAGCTGAAATTAATGCTTTTGTATCCACTAATGCACCACGAGCTGTGTTAATAATATAAGATCCATCTTTCATCTTATTAAGAATTTCAGAGTTTACTAAATGATGATCATTAGGCGTTGCTGGCATATGCAAAGTAATTACATCTGCTTGTGAAAATAGCTCATCATAACTATCAACATAAATTCCCTGTTCCTTTAATTCTGGATTAGGATATAAGTCATATGCGATAACTTTAGCACCAAATCCACGATAAATATTAATTGCTGCTCGTCCAATCCGACCTGTACCTATGACACCAACAGTAAGCGAGCGTAACTCTCTTCCGACATACGGAGCCCAACGAAAGTCTTGTTTTGCAACCTTATTTCTGAATATTGTCGTGTTACGCAGAAGTTGCATTAATTGAGTTACTGAAAATTCAGCAATTGCATTTGGTGAATATGCAGGGACGTTTGTCACCACTATTCCATTTTCTTTTGCTGCATCTAAATCAACATTATCAACACCGACATTTCGGATAGAAAAAACCTTAACTCCAAACTTCTTGAACTCCGCAAACATCTCACTTGGATAAGTACCTGTTTGAAGTGCCAAAACTCCATCAAAACCCTTAGTTTTTTCAACGGAAGTCATATCCAACATCTCTGGTAAACGCAAAACCTCATTACCAGTCTCTTTCTCCCATTGAGCAAAATACTTTTCCTCATCTTCACGTACATTAAAAGCTATAAACTTCATCATGAACCTCCAAAATTAAATGTTTCTATTCTACGGTGGAATACAAAAAAATCAATAAATAAACTAACTTTCTTGCGAACAAAGAATCCTCGTCCACTCAATATTGTAGCATGAAAGGTATCTCAAAGCTCCTATTTAGCAATGACTTTTATTTTATTAATCTCTGAATGTCTAATCCATGTTCTTCAAGATATTTCAATTTCTGAGTCCGTGTTTGATGTTTGAATGCATATTCAGCTTTTAATGCATCAGATTTATTGTTGAATTTCTCATAGTATAAAAGTTCAACTGGTCTTCTACTTTTTAAACGAGTATATTTTGCACCTTTACCAGCATTATGAACAGCAATCCGATGCTCCAAGTCATTAGTGAATCCACCATATAATGTACGATCAGCACATAACAAAACATAAGAAAAATACGTTTCATTCATTTTTTCCATACAAAATCTCCTTCAACAAAGGTGTATATTCGTTGGAACGATCATACACCACAATGGCTGGCATAAATCTTATACCATTTAGTCTGCCATCTTTGATTGCCTCAATCAAAATCATATTTGCTTCTTTTTCTTTTTTTGGATGAACTAACTGCACTTTTTTAGGTGCAAGTCTGTGTTTTCTCATTAATTCGAAAATCTCGGCAGCTCTTTCAGGACGATGTACAAAATACGCTTTACCGTTCATTTTAAGTAAATCACTTGTGACTTCAATAATTCGTTCAAGGTTCACCGAAATTTCATGGCGAGCAATTGCTAAGTAAGGATTATCATTTTTCTTACTAGTAGGTAAGTCTGAGAAATATGGAGGATTGCAAGTTACAATATCTACAGAGTCTTTTTTTATGAATTCAGTTGCTGTATTCAAATCAATATTTAACATTTTTACTCTGTTTTCTAAGTTGTTAAGTTCTATACTTCGCCTTGCCATATCAGAAAGTCTGTCTTGAACTTCAACCTCAATAATCTGACCGGTTACTTTTTCTGTTAAAAATAATCCAACTGCTCCATTGCCAGCACATAAATCAACTAATTTTCCATTTTCTTTACGTAAGGCACTGGTAAAATGTGCCAATAAAACCGCATCCAAGGAAAAAGAAAAAACTTCTGCACTTTGAATAATCTGAACCTCATTTGAATAAAGTCTGTCAATTCGTTCGTTTTCATAAAGTTCCATTTTAATATCACCTTCATTTTAACTTGCATATCATCACAAAATTAGGCATACTTATCATTGAAATAATTTGTAGGAAAGGAATGTCCTGTGATGTTCTATTCGTTTATTCGTATTGTAGCACGTGTGATAGTCTTCGTAATTAACGGGAATGCACACTATCTTAATAAGGAAAAGCTTCCTGAGGGCAATTATATACTTGTTGGTCCTCATCGTGCTTGGTTCGATATGATTTATTTTGCACTAGGTGCGGCTCCCAAGAAGTTCTCATTTATGGCAAAGGAAGAATTATTCAAAAATTCAATTTTGCGATATATTCTACTCCACGCCAATGCTTTCCCTGTTGACCGTAAGAATCCTGGTCCTTCTGTAATTAAGACGCCTGTTAACTGGCTAAAAAAACGTGACCTTTCATTAATTATGTTTCCTTCTGGAACCAGGCATTCGCAAAGCTTAAAAGGGGGGGTTTTGTTAATCGCACGTCTTGCAGGTGTACCAATTGTTCCTGCTGTATATCAAGGACCTACAACTATGAAGGATTTACTTAAAAGAAAAAAAGTTACAGTTGCTTTTGGTGATCCAATTACAATCAACTCGCGTAAAAAGCTAACAGATGAACAACAACAAATGATTCTTCAGGAAATAACTTCATCATTTAAAAAACTAGATACACAAATCAACCCTAATTATGTCTATATTGATAAAAGTAAATCCTAAAACTTAAAAAAGAAGTTCTGACCGAGTGATAGTTTCGGCAGAACTTCTTTTTTATTGAGTCATTTTAACTCTGGCTCATGCCACACATTTTATTTCTTGATGTTTTGTGACTTCATTGCGTTCATCATTTGATGAAGCTTTTTCTCAGAGGGTTTTTGGCCCATCTGGAGCATCATAGTCTTCAACATAGTTTCATTAATTGGCGGATTTTTCTTCAAATAGCTTTCCATATACTTACGGGCAGCGAAGAATCCACCAACAAAGCCTAAGACAAGCGCAAGGATAACGATTAATACCCAAATTGTGGTTGACATCACGAATTGCTCCTTTCATGTCGTTTCAAATAACAATTTTACACAATTATTAAGTAAAAATAAAGCTCAATCTTGTTCAATCGTCACGTAACCCTTTTTTTCTTTGAATTTCTTTGACCTTTTCAGGTGTCACTTCATTTCCTTCTTTATTAAACACCTGTAACATTTCGACATTACTGCGAAATGTTGCTCGAAATGCTGCCAAGTAATCCTCTCTTAAACTCTTTTGTTCAATCAATTCTTCTTTTGTAAGACCAATACTTTTTTTCTTCTTTGAAAGTTCATTAATGCGATTAATGAGTTTCTGTGGAATTTTACCAGCCATTTTATTACCTCACTGTCAATTATTATTCAATAAATTAATCATACATTAACAGATAATAATTTTCAAATAACTAAAGCGAACGCTTGTTTGTAATATATATATATTTGTGTTAAAGTTATCGTATTAATAATGTGATTGAGGTGCCGCAAATGACAAAAGCTTCCGAAAAAAGACAAATGGCTGTTCTACGTTTCATATATGAACGAGTCAATGAAAAAGGTTATCCACCCACGGTTCGTGAAATTTGCCAAGCTGTTGATTTATCGTCCACTTCTACGGTTCACGGTCATCTGGCACGGCTTGAAAAGAAAGGCTATCTCCAAAAAGATCCTACAAAACCAAGAGCAATTGAACTAACAGCTATCGGTTTAGAAGCATTGGGAATTGAAGAACATTCAGACTCGATTCCTATGCTTGGAACAGTTACAGCAGGTATGCCAATTCTTGCAGTCGAAGAAGCCTCAGAATACTTCCCATTACCACCAAACTTCAACTCCGCT
Above is a window of Liquorilactobacillus hordei DSM 19519 DNA encoding:
- a CDS encoding phosphatidate cytidylyltransferase, producing the protein MKQRVITAVVALIVFVPLVWIGGVAFDILAILLGLVALSEILIMRKKLLVSPEAVISMLAALAVLIPQNWLTFLPSDTTQFTIFYFFVLMLLTYTVFTKNRFSFDDAGMLILGTIYASVGFHYLMQARTVGISTVFYLLLIVWSTDSGAYMVGRKLGKNKLAPHISPNKTWEGSVGGVIIAMVIAGGFTLLYPQGVSFLSILLITLVLSIVGQVGDLVESALKRFYGVKDSGRILPGHGGILDRFDSLLFVLPVAHFIGLI
- a CDS encoding isoprenyl transferase, with protein sequence MFSKFIKNNNVLRETVQKIDETRIPQHIAIIMDGNGRWAQKKHLPRIAGHKSALTTVKEITKAASNFGVKVLTLYTFSTENWKRPKKEVEFLMSLPITFFDTFVPELIENNIQVNAMGELNELPAETLAAVNRAIAQTSHCTGMILNFAINYGGRDEIVAAVRTLAMKVQKKELVADSIDESLISDTLMTSNLKKLANPDLLIRTSGEQRISNFLLWQLAYSEFIFSDVLWPDYTPEDLCENIIEYQKRDRRFGGLKKG
- the rseP gene encoding RIP metalloprotease RseP — protein: MLITIVTFIIVFGILVVVHEFGHFYFAKRAGILVREFSIGMGPKIFAHQKNGTTYTVRILPLGGYVRMAGLEDDDDSLKPGTTVSLLLNQDNVVETINASKKKTLISGIPVEIVKWDLEKELWIEGYENGEEDKYRRFSVSHDASIIEEDGTKVRIAPIDVQFQSAKLWQRMLTNFAGPLNNFILTIIAFTLVAVIQGGVITSENSTKIGGFATSSVAKKAGLKVGDEIVAVNGHKTTSWVKLSSYVNASPNKKINVTYSRDNQEKTVALTPKVQNQNGKKIGLIGITAKTHTDSSFMAIATYGFTKTWTTMLALFAAIGGIFTHGFSLNDFGGPVAIYSYTSEAAQYGLTSVISLLAFLSINLGIVNLFPIPALDGGKIILNIIEAIRRKPLSPEKEGIITLIGFGFLMLLMVLVTWNDIHRYFFN
- the pyrH gene encoding UMP kinase, with translation MTEVKYKRVILKLSGEALAGNQKTGINPLEIRKVAEEIKEVYALGVQIAIVVGGGNMWRGEAGAQMGMERSQADYIGMLGTVMNALALQDNLESLDVPTRVQTSIEMRQIAEPYIRRKAIRHLEKDRIVIFAAGTGSPYFSTDTTAALRASEINADVILMAKNGVDGIYSADPLKDQSAVKFSELTHLDIINKGLQVMDTTASSLSMDNDIPLVVFNMNERGNIQRVVKGESIGTTVKGK
- the frr gene encoding ribosome recycling factor, which encodes MKINDPVLKKAQEKMTKAQEALQRELGNIRAGRANASLLNRITVVYYGAPTPLNQIAQISIPEARVLLVTPYDKSSLKDIEHAILASDLGISPANDGSAIRLVIPQLTEERRKEIAKEVKAEAEKAKIAIRNIRRDAIDELKKAQKNGDLTEDDLHNLEEQAQKLTDSSVKSIDGIQAEKEKEILDV
- a CDS encoding proline--tRNA ligase → MKQSKILVPTIKEVPSDAEALSHKLMLRAGYVKQITAGMYAYLPLAHKVLTKIQQIIREEMDAIDAVEMLVPAVIPAELWQESGRYETYGPAMFKLKDRHERDFILGPTHEETFTSVIRDSIKSYKKLPLNLYQIQMKYRDENRPRFGLLRGREFLMFDGYSFHATQDSLDTVYNQMEGAYQKIFERCGLNFRSIIGDAGAMGGNDSKEYMAIADIGEDTIVYSDGSDYAANLEMAKNLRVAKTSHESKRDLKKTATPNAKTVEEVAKFLDTTVENILKTLLLYVDEEPTIVLLRGIDELNEVKLKNFLGAKELRMATEEETIKILGADFGSVGPVGISKNLRVVADIDVEKMSNGICGANEDGYHFINVNAPRDYEVDDYVDLRTVHEGEPSPDGQGSLKFTRGIEIGHIFKLGTRYSDSLKANILDKNGRQIPVIMGCYGIGVSRLLSAIIEQNSDENGIIWPRAIAPFDIHVVPINSKNEVQAKLADEVTSDLQHAGYSVLVDDRKERAGVKFADSDLMGLPVRVTIGKKAEEGIVEVKLRRNGETVEVRQEELQNAISILLSEKEV